GACGCCTCTGGTATAGGCTACCTAGGCTAAGCTTTTAGAATGCCTGCCTAAAATCACATCATCAGTACACTGAATGCGATTATTTGAATTACAGTGTTTTAATTTAATTGATAGATTTTAATTGTTCaacaaatatgtattttccatGACCATCATACGACCTATAAGCCTACATAGTCTTAGCAACAACTCAGGTTAACTCCGGTAAGAATGTCTGGCTACATTCCAACAGATAGGTGCACAGAAACTACACTCTGACTAATCAAATCCTTGAGTGGGAGGTTTGGGGTGTTTATTTTGACAGAGAGTCTCTGGCTTCGGGAACTGGGCAATGCAACCTGAAGAGGCTGCGGCTGCTTGGCGGATGGAAAGGCAGCTCTATCCCGTGGGAGGTTGAGTTGTGGCCGTTGTTTTCATGAGGTTCCTTGATTGGTGAAGCGTGTAGAGTTGATCCATAGTACGGGGAATGGGAAATGGCGGCGAGTAGTGCTGACGAAATGGAGGCAATTGAGAAAAAGTTGGTGAAGCAAAAGCTGTGCTGGTACGCGAACAATATGCGTGCCAGTTCTGATTCTATGGGGCGGGAGGACGAGGGTCAAGGACCAGAATGGTCGGTAGTGGAAAGACATAGGAAGAAGAGAAATCATGATACAGAAAGCAGTGCAGCGTCTAGTAAAGAAAGCATTAAGAGGGCCAAGGTAGGAATCAAGCGCAGTGATGTGGAAAGTGGTGATAGTGTTTGatgagaccacagggcctcacTTACACCCTATCCGACTAACTAATGccgtagagaaagaggtaggtgAAGTGAAATTAGCTCGGTTAGTTGGAAATGGTAGATTGTTAATATTGCGTGGGAGCCAGGCTCAGCAAGAGAATATTTAGAAAAAGGAAAAGCTTAATGGGAAGAAGATTAAAAGCCATGTCCCTGGTGCATATGCTAGATTGAGGGGAGTCACAACTGGAGTCCCAATATCTATGTCCACAGATGATATTAAAGAAAATGTGAAGGGAGGAAGAGTGATTGGGGCCAAAAAAAGGATCAGTAGGAAGCTTATCAGCTAGGAGCTCATATGGGATGCTGAGGTTTGAGAAAGTCTTGCCGGGAAAAGTACAGATAGGATTCCTTAGTTTCAACGTTAAAGCATTTGTCCCATATGCACTGCAGTGTTATAAATGCCAAATAATGGGACATGTAGCTGCTCAGTGTAAAGGAAGAAAATATGTACCGAGTGTGGAGGGGCACATGATTACAGTGAATGTGGAAGCAATGTGAAGGTTAAACGCTGAATTGTGGGGGAGAACACAGTGCAGCATTTGATGGATGCCAAGCacagagagaggctagagaggctcAGAGATATGGGATCAGTCATGATGTATCATATGCAGAGGCCGAAAAACTGATTGGTAGAACTACAGTGcagactgatggagctgacatggatgtacctgtagtaagtggacctactgtctgGGCTGGTGTTTATGATGGTCCAGGCATGGTTTGGAAGCTTGTTAAGAAATCTTGTGATCATGAATGTGCGGTGTCAAAGGACACTTTGATAATGACTAAAGATGACTTCATAGTTTTTATTGGTAAGGTATCAATACGACTCGGGTTGTGGAAAGGAGAGATGCCAGAGATATTGGGGGtaacagatgttactgttgaAATGGTTGTTGACATGCTGAACAATTCTAAGGGTGgagtgtttcagcatgatatagATCAAGTTTAATGGGGTTGGGTAGGGGGTTTTGGGGGAGGTGGAAGGGTATGGTAGAAGTTAGGGATTCACTTGGTTTTTAATTTTAGTTTCATGGTAGTACAGAATTGGGCAGATCATGATTGATCGTACATtgcagcacagtaggtggcggcatgcgcGAAAACGATTGTTTGCGGACCGTCATGatatcatagaagaagaagaagaagaagaagaagaagaagaagaagaagaaaggctGCTTCTGTACTGCTCCCCCTTTGCGCAATCTCAAAAACATGATTTTATCGAGACGAATTAGTGAAATGGAATAAGACGGAGAAAAGCAAGCATGTAAGTACATAACTATGGAATTGCATTAGTTCGGTGGTTGTTTGTAATTTACAACAAAGAGAAGTGGAATGTTATGTATGCTAGCCTGTACATTGTCGTAGTCATTTACTGTAGCTTTTAACGTTAGGTATGGAGTTGAGTTTAGGCCTCTAGCCCAGACAGATTCCTAATAGGACCTGGAGTTAACCTAAAGCAGATTCGGTGTTTCGTTAGCTATTTAGCTATACCAGCTAGTTAGCTACACATGCCACATCGACCATGATACCATCCCTAAAGTTAGCAAATGATTTGATCAGTCCTCAAACTTGGCTAACGCAGTGGCCTTGTGTTTAGTATCCACCCTGAGATTGGACGGTTGTGAGTTCAAACCCTGGCAGAGTCATATCAAAGATTGTAAAAATGGGACTTGATgcatctctgcttggcactcaatATTAAGGAGATAGTTGTGGGtaaggccctgcgatagactagcgtcctgtccaagCTGCCCcgcgctacagaaacaggagttAGGGCAGGAGCCTATGAGACGTTCTGGCTCGCACAAGCCAAGGCACTTACTAACTTGGCTAGGTACCTAGCTGTACCTAGCTGATATTTAAATGACTAAAACAATGTATAGCCAGCTacaatggctagctagttaagaCTGTTGCCTTAATTTCACAAGGTAAAATTCAACAAACAAAAATCAAGGTTTGAAAGCACGACCGATGAGCTAGCcagggtgccagtctgtttgtgccatcatgccacTCCTTGTCATGCCAAACTGTTTGGCATATGTCACGGAGTACAAGGAGTGTAATGTTAACACAAACACATACCCATGTTACCAATGAGAAGCTGAGGTGGAAATCTTAGCTAGAATCATTTGTGGTTTAACATGTTAATGAATAATTTCCCATATGAGAGGCAGTGCAATTTAGGGAGTAATGGCAGTACATTACTGATATAGTGTACCTACATACAGACAGTACCACTATTGCTAATCACAATATTCTGTGTGTTTTACGGGTCAATGGTTGGTTGGTAGTGTGACCTCCTGCAGGCATCATCACATGAGGGACCAGCTAGCCTGTCTTACAGCATTCTACACAGATTCTGTCTCTGGAGAAATTGGAGGGACACAAACGTTGGTAGTAACAGATCTACCTCCTCTGAATCCAGGGAAATGTTTTGCcctggggggaaaaaacgattgaaTGAACAGAGGTAAGATAATCATATTCACCACACAGTAAGAACAGAGGACCAGATCAAAATGAGTCTATTGAAAATGTATGTGTCATTTTGAATACACAGTAGGGCATGTTCATTGAAGCGTTAGTATTTTATATTGCACGTAGAAAAATAAGATATACTTTTATTTGCCAACTTGACAGGAAAGTCTCTGCCTCCCATGTGGGAAAACTCCGCAATAAGTTAAAAGCCATCCTGAAGAAGAAGTACCAAAGTCCTCCAGGGGGGAAAACTGAGCATCCATTTTATATACATTGTGATCTCCAGTATCAAGCTAGTAAAAATAGTGAGGAGAACCAACATGAGTATATTCTATCTGAGCCAGGCTACAGGAGAAGACATCAAGGAACATGTGTATTCCTAAACTCAGAAGTCGATGAGCCTATCAGAACAGCTCTGACAAAGGGCATCTCTGGTATTGGCAAATCTAGCCAGGTGCGGATGATGATTCTTAACTGGGCAGAGGGAAAAGGAGACCAGGAAGTCCAACTCATATTTCCCCTTCCTTTCCGGGAGCTGAATTTGCTGAAGGAGAGACTAAGTCTGATTGAACTTCTTTACGAGTTTTTCCCAGAATTGAAAGAACCTGGAATTTCCAACTTGGACAACTGCAGAGTTGGGTTCTTTCTTGACGGGCTGGATGAATTCCGACGTCCTCTCGACTTCAAGAACAGCCCGATAGTGACCGATCTCACAGAGCCCTCCTCCGTGCCGGCACTGCTGACAAACCTAATTAACGGTAATCTACTTCCCTCCGCCGCTCACATATGGATTACATCCAGACCCGCAGCAGTCCATCGCATCCCTCTTCAATACATCGacagaatgtcagaaatcgaAGGCTTCACCGACTCCCAGAAAGAGGAGTTCTTCACGAGAGCAATCAATGACAAGAACCAGGCCAAAGCAGTTATCACCTACTTGAAGAACTCGAAGGGCCTCTACAACTTGTGCCAGATACCTTTTATCTGTTCAATCTCAGCGTCAATACTCGAGAAACAGACATATGTACCCGACAAAGCTTTTGAACCTGTCGCACTAACTCCATTATTTAACGACCTACTCATCCTGTTACAAATAGGGAACCACAATGTAAATATAGTTGATGAATTGGGGGAACTAGCCTTTAAGCAGTTGGTAAAAGGCAACACGGTTTTCTACGAGGAAGACCTACGAGAGTGCAACATAGATGTCCAAGTGGCAGCTGTGTACGCAAAAGTGAATATACCCATCTTCAGGGAGGATATTGGGCTGCACCAAAAGAAGATCTACTACTTTGGGCATACCACCATTCAGGAGTTCTTTGCCGCAATGCGGTTTCTTCAATCTGTTGGCAGCCAAGACGAAAACATGGCTGTCAACCGGAAAACCCAGATTGAGAGAACTCTCTGGTTTTTTGGAGATGCCACCCAACTCAAGAGCGCGGTTGACATGACTTTGCGGAGCAAGACCGGACATATGGACCTCTTCCTTCGCTTCCTCCTCGGCATTGCGCAGAACTTTAACCAGATGTTCTCCGAGGCTGGCTTCACCCCGTCTACTGCCCTTCCGGAAATGTTAGTGTACATCAAGAAGAAGGTCTTGGAGAATCCCACTTCGGCGAGGACCCTCAACCTGCTGAACTGCCTGAGGGAACTGAATGACTACTCTCTAGACAACGATAGTTTGCTCTTTCTCAAGACGGGAATCCCCCCAGATGCCAAATACCCACGTGCACATTGGTCCGACCTGGTCACTCTCTTTTTGGCATCGTTGTCTGGGTCGATAGACATGCTTGGGTTGGATGTAGACAACAGAGGAGATGAGGAACTTCTGAGGATGCTGCCAGTGATCAAAGCTTCCCACACCGCCACGTAAGTACTTGGTCATTTAACAATATCAGCTATTACATATCTATATGACATGTCGGTAACGCACAAGATAATTGTCATAAAAAGTGGTAATTCAAGTTTGTTGGGCTCGTCTTACAGTTTTGGTGGTTCAAGTGGCTACTAGTATGACTTCTAATGTGCTTCTTGATTCAATAAACCCTCCTTCCGACCAGACTGTCGTATCACAACCTGACAGAGAAATCCTGTGAATGTCTGGCCTCGGCGCTCACCTCAAAGGTGTCCAATGTGAAAACTCTGGACCTGAGTTTCAACACGCTGAAGGACTCCGGAGTGCAGCTGTTGGCGGCCGGCTTGGCCAAGCCACACTGCCGACTGGAGAGACTGAAACTGTCCGGCTGCAGGGTGAAACAGAATGGCTTTGCAGCTCTGGCCAAAGCTCTCAAATCCAACCCGTCGCACCTGCGAGAGCTGGATCTGAGTGGCAACGAACCGGGAGAATTGGGGGTGTTTCATCTCGTTGACGGACTAAAGGTTGTTAAGTGCGAACTGAAGATCCTGAAGTGAGTATTGAGTATATGTCCACGGAACCTGTTCTGATTTTGTCTAGGCTTGCTTTACCCCCACTTGTAATATAATTAAATTAAATTCTCCTTCGCGTTAATATTGTGACTTGATGCAAATGAAGTTCCCCTCTGTAAGGAAATAGTTGTCTTCAAATTTGATTGTAATCTTCGTTAGGCTCTCAAACTGCAAGCTGGGCCTGGAGCTGAGTAGCGCTCTGGTGGTGTTGCTGATAGACAACCCCAGACACCTGCGAGAGCTAGACGTCAGCATGAATGACCTGGGAGACCGGGGGGTGAAGCTGCTCATGGACATACTGAAGTCAACCCAGATATACAAACTGGAGTGAGTACTGTCTGGAGTATTGTAGTACACTCATACATTCCACCTCACTGATTCTAAAGTGGAATGTTCACTGTAGTAAATGTACCATACATTTTCCCTCCACCACCAGGTTGTACTGCTGTCAGCTCACTGAGAAATGCTGTGAGAACATGTTTAGGTGTCTGGTGAACATCCCCAGTCTGAGGGAGCTCAACCTGAgcaacaacaacctgaaggacgaGGGGGTCAAGATGCTCTGCAACGCCTTCGGACTGCCCGCCTGTCaactggagaaactcaagtaaGCTAGCTACCTCGCAGAGAGTTGTGCCTAATCCCATGTACACCCCTATGAAAACAAGTTAGACAATTTTGGTGATTCAAAAACAAATCACTCATGGGCCGAATTTGGCCCGCTGGCTGCCGCTTTgctttgcctgccatatgagctGAATAGTACATTCAAACTTGTCCAGTTTTGTTTAGGAAATGTGTATTTTTGCTGTCTTATCTTATTCCAAACTCCTTGGATACAACACATACATATTGAAGAATAAAATCATTGATTAATGAATCATTGATTTGACATTGACGAGTGTTGCCCTTCTCTCTCCAGTCTGGCGAGCTGTGGCTTCACGTCTGGAGGCTGTCGATGGCTGGCTGGAGGTTTCAGTTTCAGCCCCACCTTCCTCAAACAGCTGGATATCAGCAGGAACCACCTGGGCCACTCAGATGTTGTCGCGTTTTTCCGGTTCCTCAAAACTATACGCTTCTCACTGGAGACCCTACGGTGAGTACTGCGATTAAACTGTACAATTGTAGAAGGCCACCATTGATTAGTTTAGTTGTTAGATATATTTTTACATTGAAATGGCATCAACAGGCACCATGTGTGATTTTTTTTATAGGGACAGTATACTCAAATCACATGACATACTAATGCTGTGTGTATTTGTTCAACATTTGCtcccctgcccacacacacacacacatacacgcacctAGACTGAGTGATTGTAAGATGACAGAGCTATGCTGTCCGGAGCTGGTCGAAGCTCTCCGCTCCAATCTCACCAACCTGAAAGAGCTGGATCTATCTGGAAACGAACTGGGAGACA
The DNA window shown above is from Salvelinus fontinalis isolate EN_2023a chromosome 40, ASM2944872v1, whole genome shotgun sequence and carries:
- the LOC129839857 gene encoding NACHT, LRR and PYD domains-containing protein 12-like encodes the protein MFCPGGKKRLNEQRKVSASHVGKLRNKLKAILKKKYQSPPGGKTEHPFYIHCDLQYQASKNSEENQHEYILSEPGYRRRHQGTCVFLNSEVDEPIRTALTKGISGIGKSSQVRMMILNWAEGKGDQEVQLIFPLPFRELNLLKERLSLIELLYEFFPELKEPGISNLDNCRVGFFLDGLDEFRRPLDFKNSPIVTDLTEPSSVPALLTNLINGNLLPSAAHIWITSRPAAVHRIPLQYIDRMSEIEGFTDSQKEEFFTRAINDKNQAKAVITYLKNSKGLYNLCQIPFICSISASILEKQTYVPDKAFEPVALTPLFNDLLILLQIGNHNVNIVDELGELAFKQLVKGNTVFYEEDLRECNIDVQVAAVYAKVNIPIFREDIGLHQKKIYYFGHTTIQEFFAAMRFLQSVGSQDENMAVNRKTQIERTLWFFGDATQLKSAVDMTLRSKTGHMDLFLRFLLGIAQNFNQMFSEAGFTPSTALPEMLVYIKKKVLENPTSARTLNLLNCLRELNDYSLDNDSLLFLKTGIPPDAKYPRAHWSDLVTLFLASLSGSIDMLGLDVDNRGDEELLRMLPVIKASHTATLSYHNLTEKSCECLASALTSKVSNVKTLDLSFNTLKDSGVQLLAAGLAKPHCRLERLKLSGCRVKQNGFAALAKALKSNPSHLRELDLSGNEPGELGVFHLVDGLKVVKCELKILKLSNCKLGLELSSALVVLLIDNPRHLRELDVSMNDLGDRGVKLLMDILKSTQIYKLELYCCQLTEKCCENMFRCLVNIPSLRELNLSNNNLKDEGVKMLCNAFGLPACQLEKLNLASCGFTSGGCRWLAGGFSFSPTFLKQLDISRNHLGHSDVVAFFRFLKTIRFSLETLRLSDCKMTELCCPELVEALRSNLTNLKELDLSGNELGDSGVKTLCTGLTSTTCKLERLFLRCCGITAEGCSSLALALKSSCSKITELGLVGNDTGEEGLRILSGIRDDPDYKLQTLEIND